Proteins encoded by one window of Salmonirosea aquatica:
- a CDS encoding heavy metal translocating P-type ATPase: METEIEHTTKKMTLPVTGMSCAGCAVSVESMLKSTPGVSDASVNYANQSVQVNFDPQQVSLSDLDGVLQGIGYGLLLEAEEDDAQAKQQELQETHYRQIKRRTIGAGALATPVVVLGMFFMNLPYVNYLMLVLTLPVLVFFGKDFFVNAWKQARHGKSNMDTLVALSTGIAFLFSTFNTLYPEYWYTRGLEPHVYFEAAAIIIFFILLGKLLEERAKSNTSDALRKLMDLQPKMVRVLRDGQEQEISAKEVRIGDEVIIRSGEKIPVDGKVLSGNSFVDESLMTGEPLPAEKKPGTEVFAGTLNQQGSFSFQAEKVGKQTVLAQIIKTVKEAQGSKAPVQRLVDKIAGIFVPVVLGVAVLTFVIWMLAGGENALTHALLASVSVLVIACPCALGLATPTAIMVGVGKGAENNILIRDAESLEIAHKVEAVVLDKTGTLTEGRPRVSGWHWADGLAHTERHAAAIRAIEARSEHPLAQAIAAFEAEGTLPKVESFQSVTGNGVEGLVHGERYVIGTPAFLESQRVQADTSLTKLEGTLREQAQTVIGVGWKERQIALIALADQLKTTSAEAVQKLQKQGIDVYMLTGDNAQTAAQVAHQVGITHFVAEVKPQDKMDFVKKLQAEGKTVAMVGDGINDSQALAQANLSVAMGRGSDVAMDVAKMTLITSDLLALPKALRLSGRTVTTIRQNLFWAFIYNLIGIPLAAGVLYPVNSFLLNPMIAGAAMALSSVSVVMNSLRLRGLRL; the protein is encoded by the coding sequence ATGGAAACTGAAATTGAACACACAACGAAAAAAATGACGCTTCCCGTCACGGGTATGTCGTGCGCGGGTTGTGCCGTGAGCGTAGAATCCATGCTGAAAAGCACGCCGGGCGTCAGCGATGCCAGCGTCAACTATGCCAATCAATCCGTCCAAGTAAACTTCGATCCGCAACAGGTCAGTCTGAGCGACCTGGATGGCGTGTTGCAGGGCATCGGATACGGTCTGCTACTCGAAGCCGAAGAGGACGACGCCCAGGCCAAACAACAGGAATTGCAGGAAACTCATTACCGGCAGATCAAACGACGTACCATCGGTGCCGGTGCATTGGCCACTCCGGTGGTAGTACTGGGCATGTTCTTCATGAACCTACCCTATGTCAACTACCTCATGCTGGTGCTTACACTGCCGGTTCTGGTGTTTTTTGGCAAAGACTTCTTTGTCAATGCCTGGAAGCAGGCCCGGCACGGCAAATCCAATATGGATACGCTGGTGGCCCTCAGCACGGGCATTGCCTTTCTGTTCAGTACCTTCAACACCCTCTACCCGGAGTACTGGTACACCCGGGGCCTCGAACCGCACGTCTACTTCGAGGCGGCGGCGATCATTATTTTCTTTATCCTGCTGGGGAAACTGCTGGAAGAGCGCGCGAAATCCAACACTTCGGATGCGTTGCGCAAACTCATGGATCTGCAACCCAAAATGGTGCGGGTACTACGTGATGGTCAGGAACAGGAAATCAGTGCCAAAGAAGTCCGCATCGGCGATGAGGTGATTATTCGCTCCGGGGAGAAAATTCCGGTGGATGGAAAAGTGCTTTCCGGAAATTCCTTTGTGGACGAAAGCCTGATGACCGGCGAGCCACTTCCCGCGGAGAAAAAGCCCGGTACTGAGGTGTTTGCCGGTACCCTCAATCAGCAGGGGAGTTTTAGTTTCCAGGCCGAAAAGGTAGGCAAGCAAACCGTGCTGGCGCAAATCATAAAAACGGTAAAAGAAGCACAGGGCAGCAAGGCACCCGTGCAGCGGCTGGTAGATAAAATCGCCGGCATCTTTGTGCCCGTGGTACTCGGGGTGGCTGTCCTGACTTTCGTAATATGGATGCTGGCGGGCGGTGAAAATGCCCTCACGCACGCGCTACTGGCATCGGTGTCGGTGCTGGTCATTGCCTGTCCCTGCGCCCTGGGCCTGGCCACGCCCACGGCCATTATGGTAGGGGTGGGTAAGGGCGCCGAAAACAATATCCTGATCCGTGATGCCGAAAGTCTGGAAATTGCGCATAAGGTGGAGGCGGTAGTGCTGGACAAAACAGGTACCCTCACCGAAGGCCGCCCGCGGGTAAGTGGGTGGCACTGGGCTGACGGCTTGGCCCATACGGAGCGTCATGCCGCGGCCATCCGGGCCATTGAAGCCCGCTCGGAGCATCCGCTGGCGCAGGCTATTGCGGCTTTTGAGGCCGAAGGTACCCTTCCGAAAGTTGAAAGTTTCCAGTCCGTGACCGGAAATGGCGTGGAGGGCCTGGTGCATGGTGAACGCTATGTGATAGGTACCCCCGCTTTTTTGGAAAGCCAGCGTGTGCAAGCCGACACCAGCCTGACGAAATTAGAAGGTACCCTCCGCGAGCAGGCTCAGACCGTGATCGGGGTAGGGTGGAAGGAAAGGCAGATTGCCCTCATTGCCCTGGCCGATCAATTGAAAACTACCTCGGCCGAAGCCGTACAAAAACTGCAAAAGCAGGGCATCGACGTATACATGCTGACGGGCGACAACGCTCAAACGGCCGCGCAGGTAGCGCATCAGGTGGGTATTACGCACTTCGTGGCCGAAGTGAAGCCACAGGATAAAATGGACTTTGTCAAAAAACTGCAGGCCGAAGGCAAAACCGTAGCCATGGTGGGCGACGGCATTAACGACTCGCAGGCCTTAGCCCAAGCCAACCTCAGCGTAGCGATGGGCCGGGGTTCCGATGTAGCCATGGATGTGGCGAAAATGACCCTCATCACGTCGGACCTGCTGGCTCTGCCCAAGGCCCTCCGCTTATCGGGCCGCACGGTGACTACCATCCGGCAGAATCTGTTCTGGGCCTTTATCTACAATCTGATCGGCATTCCACTGGCAGCGGGGGTACTGTATCCGGTCAATAGTTTTCTCCTGAATCCCATGATTGCCGGGGCGGCGATGGCACTGAGTTCGGTGTCGGTGGTGATGAATAGTCTGCGCCTGCGGGGATTGCGGTTGTGA